A window of the Williamsia phyllosphaerae genome harbors these coding sequences:
- a CDS encoding VWA domain-containing protein, which translates to MFDLATPWWLLILLLVVGLGVGYVYMQRRRHNRALRFANLELLNSVVPTQRNRFRHVPIAVMLVGLILLTVALAGPQADRRIPRNKATVILVIDVSRSMNATDVAPSRIKAAQQAAKKFADDLTDGINLGLISYAGTAATLVSPTPDHNATKVAVDKLQLEDKTATGEGIFAAIQQIKTLNAVLGGDKGAPPARIVLESDGKETVPDDPDDPRGAFTAARKAKEERIPVNTISFGTSTGSVDLEGDRIPVPVDDESLNKIASLSGGEFFTASSLDELTKVYDTLQQQIGYETRKGDNSRPWLIAGTILVLLAAVGAVALNRRLP; encoded by the coding sequence ATGTTCGATCTCGCGACCCCCTGGTGGCTGCTGATCCTGCTGCTCGTCGTCGGACTCGGCGTCGGCTACGTCTACATGCAGAGGCGCAGGCACAACCGCGCACTGAGATTCGCCAATCTGGAGCTGCTGAACTCCGTCGTCCCGACCCAGCGCAACCGGTTTCGCCACGTGCCGATCGCGGTCATGCTGGTCGGCCTGATCCTGCTGACCGTGGCGTTGGCCGGCCCGCAGGCCGACCGCCGCATCCCGCGGAACAAGGCGACGGTCATCCTGGTGATCGACGTGTCCCGGTCGATGAACGCGACCGACGTCGCACCCTCGCGCATCAAGGCTGCTCAGCAGGCGGCCAAGAAGTTCGCCGACGACCTCACCGACGGAATCAACCTCGGTCTGATCTCCTACGCGGGCACCGCCGCGACCCTGGTCTCGCCGACCCCGGACCACAACGCGACCAAGGTCGCCGTCGACAAACTCCAACTCGAGGACAAGACGGCCACCGGCGAGGGCATCTTCGCGGCCATCCAGCAGATCAAGACCCTCAACGCCGTACTCGGCGGGGACAAAGGCGCGCCGCCCGCCCGGATCGTGCTCGAGTCTGACGGCAAAGAGACGGTGCCCGACGACCCGGACGATCCCCGCGGCGCGTTCACCGCGGCCCGCAAGGCCAAAGAGGAACGCATCCCGGTCAACACCATCTCGTTCGGTACCTCGACGGGGTCGGTGGACCTCGAGGGCGACCGGATCCCGGTGCCGGTCGACGACGAGTCGCTGAACAAGATCGCCAGCCTGTCCGGCGGCGAGTTCTTCACCGCGTCGAGCCTCGACGAGCTCACCAAGGTCTACGACACCCTGCAACAACAGATCGGGTACGAGACACGCAAGGGCGACAACTCACGTCCGTGGTTGATCGCGGGCACGATCCTGGTGCTGCTGGCCGCTGTGGGTGCCGTGGCACTCAATCGGCGCCTACCGTGA
- the fabG1 gene encoding 3-oxoacyl-ACP reductase FabG1 yields the protein MADTTTSTDESTAAGGRISRSVLVTGGNRGIGLAIAQRLAADGHKVAVTHRGSGVPDGLFGVVCDVTDAESITTAFAEVEKHQGPVEVLVSNAGVTDDTLLMRMSEEQFSKVIDANLTGSFRVAKAACRSMLRKRFGRFIFIGSVVATMGTPGQINYASSKAGLIGMARSLTRELGSRSITANVVAPGFIDTEMTAALPENYQEQALQLIPAQRMGRTDEVAAVVSWLASDDSSYVSGAVIPVDGGLGMGH from the coding sequence ATGGCAGACACCACGACATCGACAGACGAGTCCACAGCCGCGGGGGGCCGGATCTCCCGCTCGGTACTGGTGACCGGCGGCAACCGCGGTATCGGACTGGCCATCGCACAGCGCCTGGCCGCCGACGGACACAAGGTCGCGGTGACCCACCGCGGCTCCGGCGTGCCCGACGGTCTGTTCGGCGTCGTGTGCGACGTGACCGACGCCGAGTCCATCACCACGGCCTTCGCCGAGGTCGAGAAGCATCAGGGCCCCGTCGAGGTCCTGGTCTCCAACGCGGGCGTCACCGACGACACGCTGCTGATGCGGATGAGCGAGGAGCAGTTCTCCAAGGTCATCGACGCCAACCTCACCGGATCGTTCCGCGTCGCCAAGGCCGCGTGTCGATCGATGCTGCGCAAGCGATTCGGGCGGTTCATCTTCATCGGCTCGGTGGTCGCCACCATGGGTACCCCCGGCCAGATCAACTACGCCTCGTCCAAGGCCGGTCTGATCGGCATGGCGCGGTCGCTGACCCGCGAGCTCGGGTCGCGCTCGATCACCGCCAACGTCGTCGCCCCCGGCTTCATCGACACCGAGATGACCGCTGCGCTGCCCGAGAACTACCAGGAGCAGGCGCTGCAGTTGATCCCGGCGCAGCGCATGGGCCGGACCGACGAGGTCGCGGCGGTCGTCAGTTGGCTCGCCTCGGACGATTCGTCGTACGTGTCGGGGGCGGTCATCCCCGTCGACGGCGGCCTCGGCATGGGCCACTGA
- the inhA gene encoding NADH-dependent enoyl-ACP reductase InhA translates to MSGLLEGKTILITGIITDSSIAFHAAAMAQNEGAKVIITGIPERLRLIDRIARRLPTEVPAAIGLDVTNEENLGELADKVRELAPEGVDGVLHSIAMAPKNLMGPDAVPFLDAPGPDAAKSFEISAWSYAALARAVLPAMNEGGSIVGMDFDPRTAMPYYNWMGVAKAALESVNRYVAREVGAAKRIRSNLVAAGPIKTLAAKAIAGTATDDAKQLNMLNEYWDGASPIGWNVDDPTVVAKSICALLSDWLPGTTGSIVYVDGGASHNTWFPEGFTGS, encoded by the coding sequence GTGAGCGGACTGCTCGAGGGCAAGACCATCTTGATCACCGGCATCATCACCGATTCGTCGATCGCGTTCCACGCCGCGGCGATGGCGCAGAACGAGGGCGCCAAGGTCATCATCACCGGCATCCCCGAGCGTCTGCGCTTGATCGACCGCATCGCGCGCCGACTCCCGACCGAGGTCCCGGCGGCCATCGGTCTCGATGTCACCAACGAGGAGAACCTCGGCGAACTCGCCGACAAGGTTCGTGAGCTGGCCCCCGAGGGGGTCGACGGCGTCCTGCACTCGATCGCGATGGCACCCAAGAACCTGATGGGTCCCGATGCGGTGCCGTTCCTCGACGCCCCCGGACCCGATGCGGCCAAGTCGTTCGAGATCTCCGCCTGGAGCTACGCCGCGCTGGCCCGCGCCGTGCTGCCTGCGATGAACGAGGGTGGCTCCATCGTGGGCATGGACTTCGACCCGCGTACCGCCATGCCGTACTACAACTGGATGGGTGTGGCCAAGGCCGCACTCGAGTCGGTGAACCGTTACGTGGCACGGGAAGTCGGTGCCGCCAAGCGGATCCGGTCCAACCTCGTCGCCGCCGGGCCGATCAAGACGCTCGCTGCCAAGGCGATCGCGGGTACCGCGACCGACGACGCCAAACAGCTCAACATGCTCAACGAGTACTGGGACGGTGCGTCGCCGATCGGGTGGAATGTCGACGACCCCACCGTGGTCGCGAAGTCGATCTGTGCGCTGCTCTCGGACTGGTTGCCCGGCACCACCGGGTCGATCGTCTACGTCGACGGTGGCGCGAGCCACAACACCTGGTTCCCCGAGGGTTTCACCGGTTCATGA
- a CDS encoding ferrochelatase — MSTSFDSILVLSFGGPDGPDDVRPFLENVTRGRGVPPERLDEVAEHYLHFGGVSPINRLNLDIIDHLRAGLDAAGIDLPVYFGNRNWHPMIEDTVSAMYDDERRHALVFPTSAWGGYSGCAQYHEDIRRALDALSDKHGQPGTDLMDLRKLPHYWDRPEMTAACADAITAARDRLPADRRGDARLVFTAHSIPSAADKAAGPPAQGGHLYSRQVAAASERAAAAAGFAAHDLVWQSRSGPPQIPWLEPDICDHLETLAAQNLDPVIVCPIGFVSDHLEVVWDLDTEAVEVAERLDLPMERAGTVGVDPRFTDMIVSLISAQLQGLDTDAAGMGCTENGARCAVGCCVSQRPSRPAA; from the coding sequence ATGAGCACTTCCTTCGACTCCATCCTGGTGCTGTCGTTCGGTGGTCCCGACGGGCCCGACGACGTCCGTCCGTTCCTGGAGAACGTCACGCGGGGTCGAGGGGTGCCACCGGAGCGGCTCGACGAGGTCGCCGAGCACTACCTGCACTTCGGTGGTGTCTCGCCGATCAACCGCCTCAATCTGGACATCATCGACCACCTCCGGGCCGGCCTGGACGCGGCCGGGATCGACCTCCCGGTGTACTTCGGGAACCGGAACTGGCATCCGATGATCGAGGACACGGTGTCGGCGATGTACGACGACGAACGCCGCCACGCCCTGGTGTTCCCGACCTCGGCGTGGGGTGGGTACTCCGGCTGCGCGCAGTACCACGAGGACATCCGACGGGCTCTGGATGCCTTGTCGGACAAGCATGGTCAGCCCGGCACGGATCTGATGGACCTGCGCAAGCTGCCGCACTACTGGGACCGTCCGGAGATGACGGCGGCCTGCGCCGACGCCATCACCGCGGCCCGTGACAGACTCCCGGCCGATCGTCGTGGCGACGCCCGCCTCGTGTTCACCGCGCACTCGATCCCGTCCGCGGCCGACAAGGCCGCAGGTCCACCGGCGCAGGGCGGGCATCTCTACAGCCGTCAGGTGGCCGCTGCGTCCGAACGTGCCGCCGCTGCGGCCGGTTTCGCCGCCCACGACCTGGTGTGGCAGTCGCGATCGGGACCGCCGCAGATCCCGTGGCTCGAGCCCGACATCTGCGATCACCTCGAAACCCTTGCCGCACAGAACCTCGACCCGGTGATCGTGTGCCCGATCGGATTCGTCTCCGACCACCTCGAGGTGGTCTGGGATCTCGACACCGAGGCGGTGGAGGTCGCCGAACGACTCGACCTGCCGATGGAACGCGCCGGCACGGTGGGTGTCGATCCGCGGTTCACCGACATGATCGTGTCGCTGATCTCGGCGCAGCTCCAGGGACTCGACACCGACGCCGCGGGGATGGGGTGTACCGAGAACGGCGCCCGCTGCGCGGTGGGATGCTGTGTCTCGCAGCGCCCCTCACGCCCGGCCGCCTGA
- a CDS encoding DUF3097 domain-containing protein gives MSAFSGTDPYGTDILAGGGHRRRPVVPEVPADPGTVVEDAATGFCGAVVGFEKGYDGDYVRLEDRRGATRIFGMRPSAFLIDGATVTLTKPVAPAAGRTLTASGSVAAPTRRARTARASRIFVEGVHDAALVERVWGDDLRAEGVVVESLDGLDNLDAVLDEFAPAPHRRAGVLVDHLVANSKESRLTAEVGPDVLVCGHPFIDVWEAVKPERMGIAHWPRVPRGEEWKAGVCRRLGWGTPKDGWRRIYGQVHDYRDIRVELMRSVEELIDFVTAGEDGQA, from the coding sequence GTGAGCGCATTCTCCGGCACCGATCCTTACGGAACCGACATCCTCGCCGGTGGCGGCCACCGACGCCGCCCGGTCGTTCCCGAGGTGCCCGCCGACCCCGGCACGGTGGTCGAGGACGCCGCAACCGGTTTCTGCGGCGCGGTCGTCGGGTTCGAGAAGGGCTACGACGGCGACTACGTCCGCCTCGAGGACCGCAGGGGAGCCACCCGGATCTTCGGGATGCGACCGTCGGCCTTCCTCATCGACGGCGCCACGGTGACCCTGACCAAGCCGGTGGCCCCGGCCGCAGGCCGCACGCTGACCGCCTCGGGATCCGTCGCGGCGCCCACCCGGCGGGCACGGACTGCACGGGCCAGCCGGATCTTCGTCGAGGGCGTGCACGACGCGGCGCTCGTCGAGCGTGTCTGGGGCGACGACCTGCGCGCCGAGGGTGTGGTGGTGGAGAGCCTCGACGGACTCGACAACCTCGACGCCGTCCTCGACGAGTTCGCACCGGCCCCGCATCGTCGGGCCGGCGTACTCGTCGATCACCTCGTCGCGAACTCGAAGGAGTCGCGCCTCACCGCCGAGGTCGGGCCGGACGTCCTCGTCTGCGGACATCCCTTCATCGATGTCTGGGAGGCGGTCAAACCGGAGCGGATGGGGATCGCGCACTGGCCGCGGGTGCCGCGCGGAGAAGAGTGGAAGGCCGGCGTGTGCCGCCGGTTGGGCTGGGGCACACCGAAAGACGGGTGGCGACGGATCTACGGCCAGGTGCACGACTACCGCGACATCCGTGTCGAACTGATGCGCAGCGTCGAGGAACTCATCGATTTCGTCACCGCAGGCGAGGACGGACAGGCCTGA
- a CDS encoding NfeD family protein has translation MAALVWLAAALVLLGVEALSGELILLMLAGGALAASGSAFFFDLPIVIDGVIFAVTSVLLLTAARPVAKRHLMRRPALATNAEALQGKTAVVTAEVTGRGGQVRLDGDTWSARAMHDADVYETGQDVMVMAIDGATAVVWKG, from the coding sequence ATGGCGGCTCTGGTGTGGTTGGCCGCGGCGCTCGTACTCCTGGGCGTCGAGGCACTCAGTGGTGAACTGATCCTGCTCATGTTGGCGGGTGGCGCACTCGCCGCGTCCGGGAGCGCATTCTTCTTCGATCTGCCGATCGTCATCGACGGCGTCATCTTCGCCGTGACATCGGTTCTCCTGTTGACCGCGGCTCGTCCCGTGGCCAAGCGACATCTCATGCGCCGCCCTGCTCTGGCCACCAATGCCGAAGCGTTACAAGGAAAAACCGCCGTGGTGACCGCCGAGGTCACCGGGCGGGGCGGGCAGGTCCGACTCGACGGGGACACCTGGTCGGCGCGGGCCATGCACGACGCCGACGTGTACGAGACAGGCCAGGACGTGATGGTCATGGCGATCGACGGAGCTACCGCGGTCGTGTGGAAGGGGTAG
- a CDS encoding SPFH domain-containing protein, with amino-acid sequence MIAGLVVVVVLVLLASIILFRSVALIPQAEAAVIERLGRYTKTVSGQLTLLIPFVDRIRARVDLREQVVSFPPQPVITEDNLTLSIDTVVYFQVTVPQSAVYEINDYIIGVEQLATTTLRNVVGGMTLEETLTSRDSINAQLRGVLDEATGRWGLRVARVELKSIMPPPSIQESMEKQMKADREKRAMILTAEGQRESSIKTAEGNKQSQILSAEGAKQAAILAAEADRQSRILSAQGERAAQYLYAQGEAKSIEKVFAAIKAGKPTPELLAYQYLQKLPEMAAGEGNSVWVVPSDFGSALQGFAKSFGAQGDDGVFRYESSDHDVPPTVDDSDVEDWFDLASDPKVAQAVAEAEAVARKPVAEPLTSRSQSSAPETVLGGRDRGYPDADQGEISPGEDTDRT; translated from the coding sequence ATGATTGCCGGACTCGTCGTGGTGGTGGTGCTGGTTCTGCTGGCGTCGATCATCCTGTTCCGATCGGTTGCGTTGATACCGCAGGCCGAGGCCGCCGTTATCGAACGACTGGGGCGCTACACGAAGACGGTGTCGGGGCAGCTCACCCTGCTCATCCCGTTCGTCGATCGCATCCGTGCCCGCGTCGACCTCCGCGAGCAGGTCGTCTCCTTCCCGCCCCAGCCGGTCATCACCGAGGACAACCTGACCCTGTCCATCGACACCGTCGTGTACTTCCAGGTGACGGTGCCGCAGTCGGCGGTCTACGAGATCAACGACTACATCATCGGTGTCGAGCAGCTCGCGACCACGACACTGCGCAACGTGGTCGGCGGCATGACGCTCGAGGAGACCCTGACCTCGCGTGACTCCATCAACGCCCAGCTGCGTGGCGTTCTCGACGAGGCCACCGGACGGTGGGGACTCCGTGTCGCCCGCGTCGAGCTCAAGAGCATCATGCCGCCGCCGTCGATCCAGGAGTCGATGGAGAAGCAGATGAAGGCCGACCGCGAGAAGCGCGCCATGATCCTCACCGCGGAAGGCCAGCGGGAGTCGTCGATCAAGACCGCCGAGGGCAACAAGCAGAGTCAGATCCTCTCCGCCGAGGGCGCCAAGCAGGCCGCCATCCTCGCCGCCGAGGCCGACCGGCAGTCGCGGATCCTCAGCGCGCAGGGTGAGCGCGCGGCGCAGTACCTGTACGCGCAGGGTGAGGCCAAGTCGATCGAGAAGGTGTTCGCCGCGATCAAGGCGGGCAAGCCGACACCGGAGCTCCTGGCCTACCAGTACCTGCAGAAACTGCCGGAAATGGCCGCAGGCGAGGGGAACTCGGTGTGGGTCGTGCCGTCGGACTTCGGGTCGGCGCTCCAGGGCTTCGCGAAGTCGTTCGGCGCGCAGGGGGACGACGGCGTGTTCCGCTACGAGTCCTCCGACCACGACGTGCCGCCCACGGTCGACGATTCCGATGTCGAGGACTGGTTCGACCTCGCGTCGGACCCGAAGGTCGCACAGGCGGTCGCCGAGGCCGAGGCCGTCGCCCGCAAGCCGGTGGCCGAGCCGCTCACGTCGCGATCGCAGTCGTCGGCTCCGGAGACGGTGCTCGGTGGCCGCGACCGCGGGTACCCCGATGCCGATCAGGGCGAGATCTCACCGGGCGAGGACACCGACCGCACCTGA
- a CDS encoding TVP38/TMEM64 family protein produces the protein MTAPERPDDAVERSPVRTLVTAALAGLVVIAVIALAYVVPLPSVGYLRTWADSVGPGFVALFFCAYALVTVGPIPRTAFTVSSGLLFGPMVGFVGAMVASTVAAALAFLLARRLGRRRVQRFVDRPIVASIEHRLRRRGWLAVGSLRLIAACPFSVVNYCSGLSSVPLRSYLLGSVVGMAPGTASIVFVGDALTGRLNPITLAFSATFFLVGIGGLAADIALDRRDRVVPSESTADHSSPVIKS, from the coding sequence GTGACCGCACCCGAACGACCCGACGACGCGGTCGAGCGCTCTCCGGTGCGCACCCTGGTGACCGCGGCGCTGGCCGGACTGGTCGTCATCGCGGTGATCGCGCTGGCCTATGTGGTCCCGCTCCCGTCGGTGGGATATCTGCGGACCTGGGCCGACTCGGTCGGTCCGGGGTTCGTGGCCCTGTTCTTCTGCGCCTACGCGCTCGTCACCGTCGGCCCCATCCCGCGTACGGCGTTCACCGTCTCGTCGGGTCTGCTGTTCGGACCGATGGTCGGCTTCGTCGGCGCGATGGTCGCCTCCACCGTCGCCGCGGCGCTCGCCTTTCTCCTGGCGCGTCGACTCGGCCGACGACGCGTCCAGCGGTTCGTGGACCGTCCGATCGTCGCGAGCATCGAACACCGGTTGCGTCGCCGCGGATGGTTGGCGGTGGGTTCCCTGCGTCTGATCGCGGCCTGCCCGTTCTCGGTCGTCAACTACTGTTCGGGCCTGTCATCGGTGCCGCTGCGGTCGTACCTGCTCGGTTCGGTGGTCGGCATGGCGCCCGGAACCGCGTCCATCGTGTTCGTCGGGGATGCGCTCACCGGCCGGTTGAACCCGATCACACTGGCGTTCAGCGCCACGTTCTTCCTGGTGGGGATCGGTGGCCTGGCCGCCGACATCGCATTGGACCGACGCGACCGGGTGGTCCCGTCCGAGTCCACCGCGGATCACTCCTCCCCCGTCATCAAGTCGTGA
- a CDS encoding methylmalonyl-CoA mutase family protein translates to MSDGDTSNADTTTADDPTTAASGSALHDTYEQWSRSAAAVLAKSRRVSVDELPGTPEELLATDLPGSLTVKPLYTRRDELPESSLPGQFPFVRGSDADRDPIMGWRVTERFGDPSSPNDPGAINDAIIDALENGASGLWLSVGADGIALDDLAAALDGVLFDLVPVTIDAGVDGIAAAQTLLDLLPDDHRPSVSTVINLGLAPLTSAYSTRPDVDLAAAVDIAHRAGTRARALRVDGTDFAAAGATDVAELAFSVAAGVDYLRALTDSGLSPEQALGQLTFALGASDDQFLSIAKFRALRRLWARVADVVGAPNAGGAVTHAVTTIGMFSQRDAWVNMLRSTVAAFGAGVGGADQVTVLGFDAALPLEARTSSPAFSRRMARNTQLLLLEESNLGRVLDPAGGSWFVESLTDDVAHAAWALFQTVEGHGGYRAALESGFIADQIAESLAERDRAVAHRTVPLTGISEFPNLDERPLVESGSATSANTPVAPAPPNLVRTAHQFEELRDASDRALAESGARPTIVLIPLGPVAEHNGRTTFVANLLAAGGIAAINPGPLRPEQIADAVAAAGDPSVAVLCAANPRYREEGAAALDAVRGAGVRTVHVAGPASAWPSEAPAPDDFVGIGVDAIDTLTSLQQLLGVGARSGSGAANR, encoded by the coding sequence ATGTCCGACGGTGACACCTCGAATGCGGACACCACGACTGCAGACGACCCCACGACCGCGGCCTCCGGCTCGGCATTGCACGACACGTACGAGCAGTGGTCGCGCTCGGCCGCCGCGGTTCTCGCGAAGTCGCGCCGGGTGTCGGTCGACGAACTGCCGGGCACTCCCGAGGAGCTCCTGGCCACGGATCTCCCGGGGTCGCTGACCGTCAAGCCGCTCTACACCCGACGCGACGAACTCCCGGAGTCCTCGTTGCCGGGTCAGTTCCCGTTCGTACGGGGCAGCGACGCCGACCGGGACCCGATCATGGGGTGGCGCGTCACCGAACGGTTCGGGGATCCGAGTTCGCCGAACGACCCCGGCGCGATCAACGACGCCATCATCGATGCTCTGGAGAACGGTGCCAGCGGCCTGTGGTTGTCGGTCGGCGCCGACGGGATCGCGCTCGACGACCTCGCCGCGGCCCTCGACGGCGTCCTGTTCGACCTGGTGCCGGTCACGATCGACGCCGGAGTCGACGGCATCGCCGCGGCGCAGACACTGCTCGATCTGCTGCCCGACGATCACCGACCGAGCGTGTCGACCGTCATCAACCTCGGACTCGCCCCGCTCACCTCGGCCTATTCGACGCGTCCCGACGTCGACCTCGCGGCCGCGGTGGACATCGCCCACCGGGCCGGGACCCGCGCCCGCGCGCTGCGCGTCGACGGCACCGATTTCGCCGCGGCGGGCGCCACCGACGTCGCGGAATTGGCGTTCTCTGTCGCCGCCGGAGTCGACTACCTGCGCGCCCTCACCGACTCCGGGCTGTCGCCCGAGCAGGCACTGGGTCAACTCACCTTCGCCCTCGGCGCGTCCGACGACCAGTTCCTCTCGATCGCGAAATTCCGTGCGCTGCGCCGACTCTGGGCGCGTGTCGCCGACGTGGTCGGTGCGCCGAACGCCGGCGGCGCCGTCACTCACGCCGTCACCACGATCGGGATGTTCTCCCAGCGCGACGCGTGGGTGAACATGCTGCGGTCGACAGTGGCCGCGTTCGGGGCCGGGGTGGGCGGAGCCGACCAGGTGACCGTGCTCGGTTTCGACGCCGCCCTCCCGCTCGAGGCACGCACCTCGAGTCCCGCCTTCTCCCGCCGCATGGCCCGCAACACCCAGCTCCTCCTGCTGGAGGAGTCGAATCTGGGTCGCGTTCTCGACCCCGCGGGCGGCTCGTGGTTCGTCGAGTCGCTCACCGACGACGTCGCGCATGCGGCGTGGGCCCTGTTCCAGACGGTGGAGGGACACGGCGGTTACCGGGCCGCGCTCGAGAGCGGGTTCATCGCCGACCAGATCGCCGAGTCGCTGGCCGAGCGGGACCGCGCCGTCGCCCACCGCACCGTCCCGCTGACCGGGATCAGCGAGTTCCCGAACCTCGACGAGAGGCCACTCGTCGAGTCCGGGTCCGCCACGTCGGCGAACACGCCGGTCGCGCCGGCGCCACCCAACCTGGTCCGTACGGCACACCAGTTCGAGGAACTGCGTGACGCCTCCGACCGTGCACTGGCCGAGTCCGGCGCACGACCCACGATCGTGCTGATCCCGCTGGGTCCTGTCGCCGAGCACAACGGCCGCACCACCTTCGTCGCGAACCTGCTGGCCGCGGGCGGCATCGCCGCGATCAACCCCGGTCCGCTGCGCCCCGAGCAGATCGCCGATGCGGTGGCCGCGGCCGGTGACCCGTCCGTCGCGGTCCTGTGTGCCGCGAACCCCCGCTATCGCGAGGAGGGCGCCGCGGCACTCGACGCAGTGCGCGGCGCCGGGGTGCGGACGGTCCACGTCGCCGGTCCGGCCTCGGCGTGGCCCTCGGAGGCGCCCGCCCCCGACGATTTCGTCGGCATCGGTGTCGATGCGATCGACACGTTGACGTCCCTGCAGCAACTCCTCGGTGTCGGTGCCCGTTCGGGCTCCGGGGCCGCCAACCGATAG